In Luteitalea sp., a genomic segment contains:
- a CDS encoding alpha/beta fold hydrolase: MKTHSIAGGGGLTLHVEETGNPDGKSMLFIHGFSQCLLAWSKQMRSDLAREFRLVAMDIRGHGLSAKPRGAYNDPELWAQDVHAVIMTLGLNRPVLIGWSYGGVIMSDYLGTFGDEVIAGTQWVGAVSRLGEPLVQGGFLGEDFLALMPGFFSDNATDSATTLQRFLRLCVHEEPSPEDLYFFLGYNTIVPPYVREGLFARNVDNDAVVRRTCKPVSLVYGEADQIVSPRMCTHIETLAPQATVATYPNTGHMPFWEAPERFNRELREFRNRV, from the coding sequence AGGAAATCCCGACGGAAAGTCGATGCTCTTCATCCACGGGTTCTCACAGTGCCTTCTCGCGTGGAGCAAACAGATGCGCTCCGATCTTGCGCGCGAGTTCCGTCTGGTTGCGATGGATATCCGCGGTCACGGCTTGTCGGCCAAGCCACGCGGCGCCTACAACGATCCTGAACTCTGGGCGCAGGATGTCCACGCCGTGATCATGACGCTCGGCCTGAACAGGCCTGTGCTGATCGGCTGGTCGTATGGCGGCGTGATCATGTCCGATTACCTCGGCACCTTCGGTGACGAGGTGATCGCCGGAACACAGTGGGTGGGTGCGGTGTCCCGCCTCGGTGAGCCGCTCGTGCAGGGGGGCTTTCTGGGTGAGGATTTCCTGGCGCTCATGCCGGGCTTCTTCTCGGACAATGCGACCGACAGTGCCACCACGCTGCAGCGGTTCCTGCGGCTGTGCGTTCATGAGGAACCGTCGCCGGAGGATCTCTATTTCTTCCTCGGCTACAACACCATTGTTCCACCCTATGTCCGCGAGGGTCTGTTCGCGCGAAATGTCGATAACGACGCCGTGGTCCGCCGCACATGCAAGCCGGTGTCTCTGGTCTACGGCGAAGCCGACCAGATCGTGTCGCCGCGCATGTGCACGCATATCGAGACACTGGCGCCTCAGGCGACCGTGGCGACGTATCCCAACACTGGCCACATGCCCTTCTGGGAAGCACCGGAACGGTTCAATCGTGAGCTGCGTGAGTTTCGCAATCGGGTGTGA